A DNA window from Chelativorans sp. AA-79 contains the following coding sequences:
- a CDS encoding Rrf2 family transcriptional regulator, with protein sequence MKLSEGVEAAIHCAAVLASLEEGRTLPASALAELHGLSQSYLLKHLQALAAAKVFESVPGPHGGYRLARAPQKISLLDIVLAVEGQQPAFRCAEIRQRGPGALEPAAYVKPCGIKVAMLKAERAWRAVLAETKLSEIVAGYKAEADPRAIAFNCAFVARHQRPHDESSSEKQT encoded by the coding sequence ATGAAGTTGAGCGAAGGGGTCGAGGCGGCAATTCACTGTGCGGCGGTGCTGGCGAGCCTTGAAGAAGGGCGCACATTGCCGGCGAGTGCGCTTGCCGAGCTGCACGGCCTTTCGCAGAGCTACCTGCTCAAGCATCTGCAGGCTCTCGCGGCGGCGAAGGTGTTCGAATCCGTCCCCGGCCCGCATGGCGGCTATCGCCTCGCCCGCGCGCCGCAGAAGATCAGCCTGCTCGACATCGTGCTGGCCGTGGAAGGGCAGCAGCCCGCCTTCCGCTGCGCCGAGATCCGGCAGCGCGGTCCGGGCGCGCTGGAACCTGCGGCCTATGTGAAGCCATGCGGCATCAAGGTCGCCATGCTCAAGGCCGAGCGCGCCTGGCGCGCCGTGCTCGCCGAAACGAAGCTTTCCGAGATCGTCGCCGGCTACAAGGCCGAGGCCGATCCCCGCGCAATCGCCTTCAACTGCGCCTTTGTGGCCCGCCACCAGCGGCCGCACGACGAATCCTCCTCCGAAAAGCAGACGTGA
- a CDS encoding NAD(P)-dependent oxidoreductase, with the protein MAQRHYEDGIVAGRLSPDVYARNFADLHPALDEHEAHVEADRCYFCYDAPCMQACPTSIDIPLFIRQIATGNPLGSAKTIFDQNILGGMCARVCPTETLCEEACVREHAEGKPVQIGRLQRYATDTAMAAGRQFYTRAAPTGKKAAVVGAGPAGLACAHRLAMHGHDVTIYEARPKPGGLNEYGIAAYKTPGGFAQAEVDYLLSIGGITIEHDKALGRDFTPAGLTQSHDAVFLAMGLAGVNALRAGGEEAEGVENAVDYIATLRQAQDLAQLPVGRRVVVIGGGMTAIDVAVQARLLGAEEVTICYRRGKEHMNASEWEQELAAAKGVTIRHWLQPKRVVLEENRAAGIEMEYTAMVDGRLVGTGETLTLRADQIFKAIGQTFEPAVLNGSGEAIALENGRVLVDAEGRTSMPKVWAGGDCIAGGDDLTVSAVAQGRDAAESIHGALLG; encoded by the coding sequence TCGACGAGCATGAAGCCCATGTCGAGGCGGACCGTTGCTACTTCTGCTACGACGCGCCCTGCATGCAGGCCTGTCCCACCTCCATCGATATTCCGCTGTTCATCCGCCAGATCGCGACGGGAAACCCGCTCGGCTCGGCCAAGACCATTTTCGACCAGAACATCCTGGGCGGCATGTGCGCCCGTGTCTGCCCCACCGAGACGCTGTGCGAGGAGGCCTGCGTGCGTGAGCATGCGGAAGGCAAGCCGGTGCAGATCGGCAGGCTGCAGCGTTACGCCACCGATACGGCCATGGCCGCTGGCCGCCAGTTCTACACGCGGGCCGCACCCACCGGCAAAAAAGCGGCGGTGGTCGGCGCGGGGCCGGCGGGTCTCGCCTGCGCGCACCGGCTCGCCATGCACGGCCATGACGTGACCATCTACGAGGCCCGGCCGAAGCCCGGCGGGCTCAACGAATACGGCATCGCCGCCTACAAGACGCCGGGCGGTTTCGCGCAGGCGGAGGTGGACTACCTTCTTTCCATCGGCGGCATCACGATCGAGCACGACAAGGCGCTCGGCCGCGACTTCACGCCGGCGGGCTTGACGCAAAGCCACGACGCCGTGTTCCTCGCCATGGGGCTTGCCGGCGTGAATGCGTTGCGCGCCGGGGGCGAGGAAGCGGAAGGCGTCGAGAATGCCGTCGACTACATCGCCACCCTTCGTCAGGCGCAGGATCTGGCGCAGCTCCCGGTCGGCCGGCGTGTCGTCGTCATCGGCGGCGGCATGACGGCCATCGACGTGGCCGTGCAGGCGCGCCTGCTCGGCGCCGAGGAAGTGACGATCTGCTACCGCCGGGGCAAGGAGCACATGAACGCCTCCGAATGGGAGCAGGAACTCGCCGCGGCCAAGGGCGTCACCATCCGCCATTGGCTGCAGCCGAAGCGCGTTGTCTTGGAAGAGAACCGCGCCGCCGGCATCGAGATGGAGTACACTGCGATGGTGGACGGGCGACTTGTCGGCACGGGCGAGACGCTGACGCTGAGGGCCGATCAGATCTTCAAGGCCATCGGCCAGACCTTCGAGCCGGCCGTGCTCAATGGCAGCGGCGAGGCGATCGCTCTGGAGAATGGCCGCGTTCTCGTGGATGCGGAAGGCCGCACCTCCATGCCGAAAGTCTGGGCCGGCGGCGACTGCATCGCGGGCGGCGACGACCTCACCGTCTCGGCCGTGGCGCAGGGGCGTGACGCGGCGGAGAGTATTCACGGCGCGCTGCTGGGCTGA
- the preA gene encoding NAD-dependent dihydropyrimidine dehydrogenase subunit PreA, with amino-acid sequence MADIRSNFVGIRSPNPFWLASAPPTDKAYNVERAYRAGWGGVVWKTLGEEGLPVVNVNGPRYGAIWGADRRLLGLNNIELITDRDLYLNLTEIKQVKRNWPDRALVVSLMVPCEEEAWKAILPLVEETEADGIELNFGCPHGMSERGMGSAVGQVPEYVEMVVRWCKQNTRMPVITKLTPNITDIRKPARAAHAGGTDAVSLINTINSITAVDLDTFAPEPTIDGKGSHGGYCGPAVKPIALNMVAEIARDAETRGLPISGIGGITTWRDAAEFLALGAGNVQVCTAAMTYGFKIVEEMIEGLKNWMDEKGHAALDDVVGRAVPNVTDWQYLNLNYITKARIDQDLCIKCGRCHIACEDTSHQAITAMVDGIRHFEVIEEECVGCNLCVNVCPVEDCITMVPLAAGEMDRRTGRVVPADYANWTTHPNNPMAKVAAE; translated from the coding sequence ATGGCAGACATCCGTTCGAATTTCGTCGGCATCAGATCGCCGAACCCGTTCTGGCTCGCCTCCGCGCCGCCCACCGACAAGGCCTATAACGTCGAGCGCGCCTATAGGGCGGGCTGGGGCGGCGTTGTCTGGAAGACGCTGGGCGAGGAGGGGCTGCCCGTCGTCAATGTGAACGGCCCGCGCTACGGGGCCATCTGGGGCGCGGACCGCCGACTGCTCGGCCTCAACAATATCGAGCTCATCACCGACCGCGACCTCTACCTGAACCTCACCGAGATCAAGCAGGTGAAACGCAACTGGCCGGACCGGGCGCTGGTGGTCTCGCTCATGGTGCCCTGCGAGGAGGAGGCCTGGAAGGCCATCCTGCCGCTGGTGGAAGAGACCGAAGCCGACGGCATAGAACTCAATTTCGGCTGCCCGCACGGCATGAGCGAGCGCGGCATGGGCTCGGCCGTGGGCCAGGTGCCGGAATATGTCGAGATGGTGGTGCGCTGGTGCAAGCAGAACACGCGCATGCCCGTCATCACCAAGCTCACGCCCAACATTACCGACATCCGCAAGCCTGCGCGCGCGGCGCATGCCGGCGGTACTGACGCGGTGTCGCTGATCAACACGATCAACTCCATCACGGCTGTCGACCTCGACACTTTTGCCCCGGAACCCACCATCGACGGCAAAGGCAGCCACGGCGGCTATTGCGGGCCGGCGGTGAAGCCCATCGCACTCAACATGGTGGCCGAGATCGCCCGGGACGCAGAGACGCGGGGGCTGCCCATCTCCGGCATCGGCGGCATCACCACCTGGCGCGACGCGGCGGAGTTCCTGGCGCTCGGTGCGGGCAACGTGCAGGTGTGCACGGCTGCCATGACCTACGGGTTCAAGATCGTCGAGGAGATGATCGAAGGCCTGAAGAACTGGATGGACGAAAAGGGGCATGCCGCGCTGGACGACGTCGTCGGCCGCGCCGTTCCGAACGTCACCGACTGGCAGTATCTCAATCTCAACTACATCACCAAGGCCCGTATCGACCAGGACCTGTGCATCAAATGCGGGCGCTGCCATATCGCCTGCGAGGACACCTCGCACCAGGCGATCACGGCCATGGTCGACGGCATCCGCCATTTCGAGGTGATCGAGGAGGAGTGCGTCGGCTGCAATCTCTGCGTCAATGTCTGCCCGGTGGAGGACTGCATCACCATGGTGCCGCTGGCCGCGGGCGAGATGGACCGGCGGACGGGCAGGGTGGTCCCTGCCGACTACGCCAACTGGACCACGCACCCCAACAACCCGATGGCGAAGGTGGCGGCGGAGTAG
- a CDS encoding glutathione S-transferase family protein, whose amino-acid sequence MPEKLTLVSFDLCPYVQRAAIVLNEKGVPFERVDIDLENKPDWFLKISPRGKVPVLQVGDDVLFESTAIVEYLDETHEPRLHPDNPIQRARHRAWMEFGSAALSDIWTIETTGDQAAFDKAVAALKEKFARLEAELGDGPYFAGQKFTVVDAVFAPVFRYFETFDTITELGIFDGLTKVQAWRRALAERPSVRNAVAPDFSDRLRRFLAKKGGLLARKQAVTT is encoded by the coding sequence ATGCCCGAGAAACTCACCCTCGTATCCTTCGATCTCTGCCCTTACGTTCAGCGCGCCGCGATCGTGCTCAACGAGAAGGGAGTGCCCTTCGAACGCGTCGACATCGATCTCGAGAACAAGCCCGACTGGTTCCTGAAGATTTCGCCGCGCGGCAAGGTGCCGGTGCTGCAGGTGGGCGATGACGTGCTCTTCGAAAGCACGGCAATCGTCGAATACCTGGACGAGACGCATGAGCCGAGGCTGCACCCCGACAATCCGATCCAGCGCGCGCGCCATCGCGCGTGGATGGAGTTCGGCTCGGCCGCCCTGAGCGACATATGGACGATCGAGACGACAGGCGACCAGGCCGCGTTCGATAAAGCGGTCGCCGCGCTCAAGGAGAAGTTCGCCCGGCTGGAAGCCGAGCTGGGTGACGGCCCGTATTTCGCCGGCCAGAAGTTCACGGTCGTCGATGCGGTCTTCGCGCCCGTCTTCCGCTATTTCGAAACCTTCGACACGATCACCGAACTCGGTATCTTCGATGGTTTGACGAAGGTGCAGGCCTGGCGCAGGGCGCTGGCGGAGCGCCCGTCGGTCAGGAATGCCGTCGCTCCGGATTTCAGCGACCGCCTGCGCAGGTTCCTGGCCAAGAAGGGCGGTCTGCTGGCGCGGAAACAGGCCGTCACGACCTGA
- a CDS encoding MarR family transcriptional regulator — protein sequence MSAKPNETITAAWTGLMRAQRLAVGRVEARLKAAELPPLAWYDALWELERAGEEGLRPFELEKALLFEQYNLSRLADRLAAAGLIERCACPEDRRGQVLRITGEGRALRAQMWKIYGPAIEETVGSRLSAAEAETFVRLLKKLE from the coding sequence ATGTCCGCCAAGCCGAACGAAACCATCACTGCCGCCTGGACCGGCCTCATGCGCGCGCAGCGGCTCGCGGTGGGCCGGGTGGAGGCGCGGTTGAAAGCGGCGGAGCTACCGCCGCTGGCCTGGTACGACGCGCTCTGGGAACTGGAAAGGGCCGGCGAGGAGGGGCTGCGTCCCTTCGAGCTCGAAAAGGCGCTGCTGTTCGAGCAGTACAATCTCTCGCGGCTCGCCGACCGGCTGGCCGCCGCGGGCCTGATCGAGCGCTGCGCGTGCCCGGAAGACCGCCGCGGCCAGGTGCTGAGGATCACGGGGGAGGGCCGCGCGCTGCGCGCGCAGATGTGGAAGATCTACGGACCGGCGATCGAGGAGACGGTGGGCTCCCGCCTCAGCGCCGCGGAAGCCGAGACTTTCGTGCGCCTTCTGAAGAAGCTCGAATAG